One window of the Pieris brassicae chromosome Z, ilPieBrab1.1, whole genome shotgun sequence genome contains the following:
- the LOC123719008 gene encoding uncharacterized protein LOC123719008: protein MAKEGGVIKYDPNTEAFQMRAQWKKVDICRKQWFDQWSWLLDERKQTLQESEAIRQAVSDALPHAVTKSETTKSLKPVPITSTGVIGWLAAKPDCQLEIYTSWLTKIPVRLPDTWDDKNYLG from the exons aTGGCGAAAGAGGGCGGTGTCATAAAATATGATCCAAATACAGAAGCATTTCAAATGCGAGCTCAATGGAAAAAGGTGGATATATGTCGTAAGCAGTGGTTTGATCAGTGGAGTTGGTTGCTAGATGAACGCAA ACAAACATTACAGGAGTCGGAAGCCATTCGGCAGGCGGTTTCTGATGCTTTACCACATGCGGTAACCAAATCAGAAACTACAAAGTCATTAAAACCGGTACCAATCACATCAACTGGTGTTATCGGCTGGCTGGCTGCCAA acCGGATTGTCAATTAGAAATTTATACATCCTGGCTTACTAAGATCCCAGTACGCCTACCCGACACATGGGACGATAAGAATTACTTGGGGTAA
- the LOC123718986 gene encoding uncharacterized protein LOC123718986: MATTDFRKDVMPVRPRSVYTAHSYNQEESNVSAFQDYSKFLEGGLGQAELVGATAWQPPWRAPLQRKAPFYPGDDIYHADTWRELEVTDVVGGAGYNASVTPHGTICLRLRDRVKVDMTIDGAVRVTNAKNNIILALSRSGAAAALIHPNGRVYHYGSRVEIQARHQQGNNKYAKMWYKGVSFTAEQCALVYLVDAAGTRTTTDTFLDMSQDFTLNVFYNESRHGPSYVNEALSLLQAAQYWLTDDGIDNWIINNVRVSQTADGLVRIHRCSHKYQLRTSPTNGSASITSPFLHCTASLGQTQHLFVRRGERRMHFDGNSFIVRNAGHSAGFDDKNQLKVY; this comes from the exons ATGGCTACTACAGACTTCAGAAAGGATGTTATGCCGGTTCGCCCTAGAAGTGTATATACAGCACATTCATATAACCAG GAGGAGTCGAATGTATCTGCGTTCCAAGACTACAGCAAGTTTCTTGAGGGTGGTCTTGGCCAAGCAGAATTAGTTGGTGCGACCGCCTGGCAGCCCCCGTGGCGCGCGCCTTTACAGCGCAAAGCGCCTTTTTATCCCGGGGATGACATCTACCATGCTGACACCTGGAGAGAACTGGAG GTAACGGATGTGGTCGGAGGCGCCGGGTACAATGCGTCTGTCACACCGCACGGCACTATCTGTCTACGTCTCAGAGACCGCGTCAA GGTGGATATGACAATCGATGGCGCAGTGCGGGTGACAAATGCAAAGAACAACATAATATTGGCTTTGTCCCGGTCCGGGGCTGCCGCGGCCCTCATACACCCCAACGGGAGAGTGTATCATTATGGTTCCCGCGTCGAGATCCAAGCGCGCCACCAACAAGGGAATAATAA GTACGCCAAGATGTGGTACAAGGGAGTTTCATTCACCGCAGAGCAGTGCGCGCTGGTATACCTAGTTGATGCGGCTGGAACACGAACCACGACGGATACTTTCCTTGACATGAGCCAAGACTTTACCCTCAacgtattttataa CGAGTCTCGGCACGGCCCTTCTTACGTGAACGAGGCGCTTTCTCTGCTTCAAGCCGCCCAATACTGGCTGACGGACGATGGAATTGACAACTGGATCATCAACAATGTTCGCGTCAGTCAAACCGCTGATGGTCTTGTCAG AATTCATCGCTGCAGCCACAAGTACCAGCTCCGAACGAGTCCCACTAATGGATCTGCCTCAATTACGAGCCCCTTTCTCCACTGCACGGCATCATTGGGCCAGACGCAGCATTTGTTTGTGCG ACGCGGCGAAAGACGAATGCATTTTGATGGGAACTCTTTTATCGTTCGCAACGCTGGCCATTCAGCCGGCTTCGATGACAAGAATCAACTGAAGGTGTACTGA
- the LOC123718492 gene encoding staphylococcal nuclease domain-containing protein 1: MSTPAPAFKIGIVKQVLSGDTVVIRKQPQGGPPPEKVISLSGVTAPKLARQRTPNNDSETPDEPFAWEAREYLRKRLVGKEVIFTSEKPPNSVNREYGTIWAGKDRTKDENVVEGLLAQGFVKIREGARNIPQLKKLVELEDQAKLQGKGLWGTDVQDHVRDIKWTVENPKAFVNKLNGQPLKAIIEYVRDGSTVRLCLLPDYVPITMMLSGIRCPTIKQDGEAEPYAQEAKFFLESNLLQRDIEVILESVNNNNFVGTIVHPQGNIAEALLSQGFARCVDWSLAVMKSGASNLRSAERTAKEAKLRVWTNYVSNAPVIPAKEKEFTGTVLEVINGDAMVVKTGNNTQKKVFLSSIRSPREKNSNDEEGKQSPRPKGFKPVYDIPWMYEAREYLRKKLVGKKVNVTVDYIQPAKDNFPEKICCTVVAGGTNVAEALVNKGLATVVRYRNDNDQRSSHYDKLLEAELKATKLGIGVYAKKDIPTHRIQDTSGDAAKAKKFFPFLKRAQKTDAVVEFVASGSRMRIYIPKESVIVTLLLAGINCPRAARPAVGCPGMQAPEPFGEEALQFTKEKCLQRDVKVTIEEMDKAGNFIGWLWLENENLSVCLVEQGLASMHHTAEASEFGRSIKSAEENARNKRLGIWNDYVEVARVEKVTNSRVIERVIKYDKVIVTEITQEGTFYAQNIDLGSKLEALMEVIRQEFKNNAPLPGSFVPKRGNICAARFSMDEQWYRAKVEKIVEDKNVHILYIDYGNREIVNYSRLAQLPAGTESDQPYATEYALLGIKFPADPEDRLEAVRALSSDTLNKKLLLNVEIKGTPSSVTLVDPATNADLGKNLIKEGLVLTDKLREPRLASLMADYRSAQEHAKASRLNLWRHGDISEDDALEFGARR; the protein is encoded by the exons ATGTCTACACCCGCACCAGCTTTTAAAATAGGAATCGTTAAACAG GTTTTATCTGGTGACACGGTTGTCATAAGAAAACAGCCACAAGGGGGTCCTCCACCAGAAAAAGTAATTTCACTCTCTGGCGTAACGGCGCCGAAGTTAGCTCGACAAAGAACACCTAACAA tgataGTGAAACCCCTGATGAACCATTTGCTTGGGAAGCCAGAGAGTATTTAAGAAAGAGATTGGTTGGAAAAGAAGTTATTTTCACTTCTGAAAAGCCTCCAAACTCTGTTAATCGTGAATATGGGACTATATGGGCAGGCAAAGACCGTACTAAAGATGAGAATGTGGTAGAAGGCCTTCTTGCTCAAGGTTTTGTTAAAATCAGAGAAGGTGCCAGAAATATACCACAGTTGAAAAAGCTTGTTGAGCTTGAAGATCAAGCAAAGTTACAGGGAAAGGGACTATGGGGAACAGATGTGCAG gatCATGTGCGTGACATAAAATGGACAGTTGAGAATCCAAAGGCATTCGTGAACAAATTAAATGGTCAGCCATTGAAAGCAATTATTGAATATGTCCGTGATGGATCAACAGTAAGACTTTGCTTGTTGCCTGATTATGTCCCCATAACCATGATGTTATCTGGTATCAGA TGTCCAACAATAAAGCAAGATGGAGAAGCAGAGCCCTATGCACAGGAAGCAAAATTCTTCCTTGAATCCAATCTTCTGCAAAGAGATATTGAAGTTATATTAGAATCtgttaacaataacaattttgtGGGAACCATTGTGCATCCCCAAGGAAACATTGCTGAAGCTCTATTGAGCCAAGGATTTGCTAGATGTGTTGACTGGTCTCTTGCCGTTATGAAGTCAG GTGCATCAAATCTGCGATCTGCCGAACGTACAGCAAAGGAGGCTAAACTCAGAGTCTGGACAAATTATGTGAGCAATGCCCCTGTTATTCCTGCAAAGGAGAAAGAATTCACTGGAACAGTCTTGGAGGTCATTAATGGTGATGCAATGGTTGTTAAAACTGGAAACAACACACAAAAGAAAGTTTTCCTATCAAGTATAAGATCACCACGAGAAAA GAACTCAAATGATGAAGAAGGCAAACAATCACCCAGGCCAAAAGGTTTCAAACCTGTGTATGATATACCATGGATGTATGAGGCTCGTGAATATCTGAGGAAGAAACTAGTTGGAAAGAAAGTTAATGTCACCGTTGATTACATTCAACCAGCAAAAGATAATTTCCCTGAGAAAATTTGTTGCACTGTAGTAGCTGGTGGAAC caATGTTGCCGAAGCACTTGTTAACAAAGGTCTTGCTACTGTTGTTCGCTATAGGAATGATAATGACCAGAGAAGTTCACATTATGACAAATTACTTGAAGCTGAACTTAAGGCTACAAAATTAGGAATTGGTGTTTACGCTAAGAAAGACATTCCCACCCACAGGATTCAAGATACTAGTGGAGATGCTGCAAAAGCCAAGAAGTTTTTCCCATTCCTAAAAAGGGCCCAAAAAACTGATGCAGTAGTAGAGTTTGTAGCAAGCGGATCAAGAATGAGAATTTATATCCCAAAAGAATCTGTCATAGTAACACTTCTATTGGCTGGTATTAACTGTCCTAGGGCAGCACGGCCAGCTGTCGGCTGCCCAGGTATGCAGGCACCTGAACCATTTGGAGAGGAAGCTCTCCAATTCACTAAAGAGAAATGTCTTCAACGTGACGTCAAGGTTACAATTGAAGAAATGGACAAAGCGGGCAATTTTATCGGATGGTTGTGGTTGGAGAATGAAAACCTTTCCGTTTGTCTTGTCGAACAAGGGCTTGCCTCCATGCACCATACCGCAGAAGCATCAGAGTTTGGTAGAAGCATTAAGAGTGCCGAAGAGAACGCGCGTAACAAACGTTTAGGTATTTGGAATGACTACGTTGAAGTAGCGCGAGTAGAGAAAGTTACTAATTCCCGTGTTATAGAACGTGTTATTAAATACGACAAAGTAATTGTAACTGAAATTACCCAAGAGGGAACTTTTTACGCTCAAAACATAGATCTGGGCTCGAAATTAGAAGCACTGATGGAGGTCATACGTCAGGAATTCAAGAACAACGCCCCATTACCGGGTAGTTTTGTGCCTAAACGGGGAAATATATGTGCAGCTCGCTTCTCTATGGATGAGCAGTGGTACAGAGCAAAGGTCGAAAAAATTGTTGAAGATAAAAATGTTCACATTCTATACATTGATTATGGTAATAGAGAG attgtgAATTACTCACGTTTGGCTCAACTACCCGCTGGTACTGAATCTGATCAGCCCTATGCCACAGAATATGCTTTGCTAGGAATAAAGTTCCCCGCTGACCCTGAGGACAGGCTAGAAGCAGTTCGCGCTCTATCATCGGACACTCTTAACAAGAAACTACTGCTCAATGTTGAGATCAAGGGCACTCCATCCTCTGTTACTTTAGTAGATCCTGCTACTAATGCTGATCTGGGAAAg AACCTCATCAAAGAGGGTCTCGTATTAACGGATAAACTCCGTGAGCCGCGCCTCGCGTCTCTCATGGCGGACTACCGTAGTGCGCAAGAGCATGCGAAGGCATCGCGGCTGAATCTATGGCGACACGGCGACATCAGTGAAGACGACGCGCTCGAGTTCGGCGCTCGCCGCTAG
- the LOC123718494 gene encoding protein ABHD13, producing MTIFHKSYNCLFKNEFLYTYEKDTINMYHIIRLILYRLWVVAMFIIFSSIIVFWFYGSAIGAIVFTLGFSGILYNAQDLLLYYPNDPPDARAFVLQPSNYKLPYESIKINSKDGVKIHMFFIKQQDNSNNVPTMIFFHGNAGNMGQRLANVSGFYHKLNINILMMEYRGYGLSEGSPSERGLYIDAQTAFDYLMQRSDIDRNKIFLFGRSLGGAVAIDLASRLDNRNKLWAMVIENTFTSIPDMAKIILKWRCLLWLPQICHKNKYLSLKKIGNVVTPTLVVCGTNDALVPPPMAKELYFRCGAVCKKIAEMPGGGHDNTWTCRDYYSTIQQFLVNLPPVSKNIVPFFDSEVDPHKVVHIV from the exons ATGACCATCTTTCACAAATCatataactgtttatttaaaaatgaatttctgTATACATATGAAAAAGACACAATTAACATGTATCACATAATTAGACTAATTTTATACAGACTATGGGTGGTTgctatgtttattatattttctagtaTAATAGTGTTCTGGTTTTATGGATCAGCTATAGGCGCCATCGTATTTACGCTGGGATTCTCAG gaaTCCTATATAATGCTCAAGATCTTCTCTTGTACTACCCAAATGACCCACCTGATGCTAGAGCCTTTGTTTTACAACCAAGTAATTACAAACTTCCTTATGagagtattaaaataaatagcaaaGATGGAGTGAAAATTCATATGTTCTTCATAAAGCAACAAgacaatagtaataatgtcCCTACTATGATATTTTTTCATGGAAATGCAGGCAATATGGGTCAAAG ACTAGCAAATGTATCTGGATTTTATCACAAGCTCAATATCAACATATTGATGATGGAATATAGAGGGTATGGCCTCTCAGAAGGGTCACCATCAGAGCGAGGATTGTATATTGATGCACAAACTGCCTTTGACTATCTAATGCAAAGAAGTGATATtgacaggaataaaatattcttatttggACGATCTTTAG GTGGAGCAGTAGCTATTGATCTTGCTTCTAGATTAGATAACAGAAATAAACTTTGGGCAATGGTaattgaaaatacttttacaaGCATTCCAGATATGGCTAAAATTATTCTCAAATGGAGATGTTTACTATGGCTCCCACAAATATGTCATAAAAATAAG tatttgtctttaaagaaAATCGGGAATGTTGTCACCCCAACACTAGTTGTATGTGGGACAAATGATGCCTTGGTGCCTCCACCAATGGCTAAAGAGCTATACTTTAGATGTGGAGCAGTCTGCAAGAAGATTGCTGAAATGCCTGGTGGAGGTCATGACAACACTTGGACATGTCGAGATTATTATTCTACAATACAACAGTTTCTTGTGAATTTGCCACCGGtatcaaaaaatatagtcCCTTTTTTTGATAGTGAAGTTGATCCCCACAAAGTTGTACATATTGTATag